A genomic region of Catalinimonas niigatensis contains the following coding sequences:
- a CDS encoding four helix bundle protein: MAKVEQFEDLRCWQMSRTLVKLVYQSSLSGELSKDFSSKDQLRRASLSVMNNIAEGFARYSKQEFILFLNYAQSSAAEVKSMLYVCEDLNYIPTEKLKELHQLNDQLRKAILALIKYLASSQKSYTGVSGSRVREPREIYRTYSDSYQISDEHL, encoded by the coding sequence ATGGCTAAAGTAGAACAGTTTGAAGATTTAAGATGCTGGCAGATGTCGCGTACACTGGTCAAGCTGGTTTATCAGTCCAGTTTATCCGGCGAACTTAGTAAAGATTTCAGTAGTAAAGACCAACTTAGGCGGGCTTCTTTATCCGTAATGAACAATATTGCTGAAGGTTTTGCCCGTTATTCCAAACAAGAATTCATCCTGTTTCTCAACTACGCACAAAGCTCTGCTGCTGAGGTTAAAAGCATGCTGTATGTGTGTGAAGATCTGAATTATATACCTACAGAGAAGCTAAAAGAATTGCACCAACTAAATGATCAGCTTAGGAAAGCTATTTTAGCATTGATCAAATATTTAGCGAGCTCTCAGAAAAGTTACACAGGGGTCAGCGGTTCCAGAGTAAGAGAACCCAGAGAAATTTATCGTACTTACTCAGACTCTTACCAAATTTCCGATGAGCACCTGTAA
- a CDS encoding FG-GAP repeat domain-containing protein — MKTHYCLKPTLLFLFLFVSFPSFSQFGEKQVIHAESFQRKFILADDFDNDGDNEVVFFEVEGGWEDPTYHYYIMINDGGTYTQKLIKSDKNQFIKLTATDLNNDGLKDLAVVQAENDKIGYLRMDTNFNFSWRRNAVEGLAQKELNGLGAKYIDLTNDGFPDIVTTQGQENRLVYLQNLQDETYAEASLIVETGSSEFVFLDVENDNDTDIGIIKGGVGSSNFTFEIYANDGNGNFTLFQSFTYDFIFYNINNFEFEDINNDGLKDLIFTDGFSCGGASNIWYHAQLNDGSFSQEHSFLIEADIFELSINGYIKNFAISDVDNDGDKDFLVTIESEDCSDYGLFSYEFGWVENKELGNSVEYHLLENHVDGIFQDIDSDGKIDLLLTNSNSYYIRNTDHDFVWLKNIDLKEREFEYRDIGGISIGRMADILISDLNEDGTPEIFSAHDQKIVKYDAPFTKYKLSKEIIRYTDADNGFNSLWLENIDQDANKEFMFFNHGIVLFNLISIYEYSNEKNTLLL, encoded by the coding sequence ATGAAAACCCACTATTGCCTGAAACCCACCCTCCTGTTTTTGTTTTTATTTGTCTCCTTTCCCTCTTTTAGTCAGTTTGGGGAGAAACAAGTCATCCATGCAGAGAGCTTTCAGCGGAAATTTATCCTGGCAGATGATTTTGACAATGATGGGGATAATGAGGTAGTGTTTTTTGAGGTTGAAGGAGGATGGGAAGACCCTACTTACCATTACTATATCATGATCAACGATGGGGGAACTTATACGCAGAAACTGATTAAAAGCGACAAAAACCAGTTCATCAAGCTAACTGCCACCGACTTGAATAATGATGGCTTAAAAGATCTGGCAGTAGTGCAGGCAGAGAATGATAAAATCGGATACCTAAGGATGGATACAAATTTCAATTTTTCGTGGAGAAGGAATGCGGTGGAAGGGCTTGCACAAAAGGAATTGAATGGGTTAGGAGCGAAATACATAGATCTCACCAATGATGGCTTTCCGGATATTGTCACTACACAGGGGCAGGAGAACAGACTGGTTTATTTACAAAATCTTCAGGACGAAACCTATGCGGAAGCAAGCCTCATCGTTGAGACCGGTTCTTCAGAATTTGTTTTCCTGGACGTTGAAAACGACAATGATACGGATATTGGTATTATAAAAGGAGGTGTAGGCTCTTCCAATTTTACTTTTGAAATCTATGCCAACGACGGAAATGGAAACTTTACATTATTTCAATCTTTTACCTATGATTTTATTTTTTATAATATCAATAATTTTGAGTTTGAGGATATCAATAATGATGGTTTAAAAGATTTGATTTTTACCGATGGATTTTCATGTGGAGGTGCATCTAATATCTGGTACCATGCTCAACTAAATGATGGTTCATTTAGCCAAGAACATTCTTTTCTGATAGAAGCAGATATTTTTGAATTATCCATAAATGGCTACATAAAAAACTTTGCTATCTCTGATGTAGATAATGATGGTGACAAAGACTTTTTAGTGACAATAGAAAGTGAAGATTGTAGTGATTATGGACTTTTTAGTTATGAATTTGGCTGGGTGGAGAATAAGGAATTAGGCAATAGTGTAGAATATCACTTATTAGAGAATCATGTTGATGGTATTTTTCAAGATATTGATTCAGATGGTAAAATAGACTTATTACTCACTAACAGCAACTCATATTATATCAGAAATACTGATCATGATTTTGTTTGGCTTAAGAATATTGATCTAAAAGAAAGAGAATTTGAGTATAGAGATATTGGTGGAATTTCCATAGGCAGGATGGCGGATATATTAATTTCTGATCTTAATGAAGATGGAACACCTGAAATTTTTAGTGCACATGATCAAAAAATTGTAAAATACGATGCTCCTTTTACCAAATATAAACTTTCAAAAGAGATTATCAGATACACCGATGCGGACAATGGTTTCAACAGCCTTTGGCTGGAGAACATAGATCAGGATGCAAATAAAGAATTCATGTTTTTTAATCATGGCATTGTACTTTTTAATCTAATCTCCATATATGAATACTCAAATGAAAAGAATACTTTACTTCTATAA
- a CDS encoding PNPOx family protein has product MIHQESSLEEILAHVWGTLARGGADAKHPYHFPVLATSSGTDIHQRTVVLRHTNIGKRHLVCYSDVRTKKVHDLKLNPSAHWLFYDHQNKEQVRATTKATLHHQDEVSRQIWEQIAPQNRGDYLGSNAPGTKVEQYTSNLPEVFLHQPTVENTEAGWKNFCVIVSEVQAIDFLKLMKGGHLRSKLVWEGNQWHAHWIAP; this is encoded by the coding sequence ATGATCCATCAAGAAAGTTCTCTGGAGGAGATACTAGCGCATGTATGGGGTACACTCGCCCGAGGAGGAGCAGATGCTAAACATCCTTACCATTTTCCGGTACTGGCCACTTCTTCAGGCACAGACATACACCAACGTACCGTGGTACTCAGACATACAAATATTGGTAAGCGCCATTTGGTCTGCTATTCAGATGTACGCACCAAAAAAGTACATGACCTCAAGCTCAATCCATCTGCCCATTGGCTTTTTTATGATCACCAGAATAAAGAGCAAGTCAGAGCTACAACAAAAGCTACCCTACATCATCAGGATGAAGTGAGCCGTCAGATATGGGAACAGATAGCCCCTCAAAACAGAGGCGATTATCTGGGGTCAAATGCTCCGGGAACTAAAGTTGAGCAGTACACCAGCAACTTACCAGAAGTTTTTTTGCATCAGCCGACAGTAGAAAATACAGAAGCAGGATGGAAAAACTTTTGTGTGATTGTGAGTGAAGTGCAGGCGATTGATTTTCTTAAGCTTATGAAGGGGGGACACTTAAGAAGTAAGCTGGTGTGGGAAGGTAATCAATGGCATGCACACTGGATTGCACCTTAA
- a CDS encoding cadherin domain-containing protein, producing MQNDNSTVELNDGQGNFSYLDPYLREIKTTGNINSDDNPDLVGPGGIYINNGDATFELNEQLNGNLLLDLDNDGDDDILKKGQFEGEFWSYYENLGDGEFSEERSTPFSSTEVLYFFDVDADGVKDAIALGDNLGWHKNLDGKFSFSEKTAIDDIAAVVVREYDVDNDQDLDLVAGGDGFIVWYENLSINFAETPLKLSLSSQQAYSNQEIAVPVKVTGFDDLNALAFSLSWDAEVATLESVSNLNAENATIDLSQKDAGQLGFDWTSDSGQTLSDNATLLTLNFTLSGAENTTTTVAFSDDPQVRKASNASTQTVKIESTATGTLSILVNEAPNDINLSKNTIEENQAVGSLIGNIFTKDEDDSEGFTYTFVEGEGDTDNAAFQIDNTNQLLSAEVFDFETKNSYSIRIETTDSKGKSLQKAFQISVSDVDESTNQTPTAIALSNLSVDENEETGTLVGTLSTTDEDENDEHTYTLVEGQGSTGNDFFAIKNNQLLTFKKFDFEAQPSYNIRIQTDDGNGGKFSNTFVIAINDLEEASNEVPTDLALSNQRIQENEAGGMTVGELSTTDPDAGDSHSYALVGGEGSEGNDFFTIKNNRLISLASFDYEQQSQTTVRIETDDNKGGTFQKSFTIFIEDVADAANEVPTDISLSNASVNENEDINTLVGVLSATDADDTDFAFSLVIGAGNTDNASFKIEGNQLLTAESFDYELKDRYTIRIRADDGKGGAYAKQFRIDINDVEDALNNSPTAISLSNQSIEENQEIGTAVGNFTSTDKDEDDVHTYYLIEAEDHAFFTIVNRQLLTDRVFDFETRSTFVIKVQTDDGRGGMFIQAFVINVTDVNEVKENTAPVVSNFISDQSLVVGEAFTFTIPANAFSDQDEEDQLTYTATSGNGDPLPEWLTFDAEAMTLSGMPEVNGTVTIRVTATDQQGATASDEFILSIEGVTATDEALSKLYKIYPNPAESYLRIEMQNPALEITHCLIIDHKGRLVKKWEVNTRVDLQVDMHSLKTGAYILELVSADKTLRMQILKK from the coding sequence TTGCAAAATGATAACTCTACTGTAGAATTAAATGATGGCCAAGGTAATTTTTCTTACTTAGATCCTTATTTAAGGGAAATAAAAACTACAGGTAATATCAACTCTGATGACAATCCGGATTTAGTAGGGCCTGGGGGAATTTATATTAATAATGGGGATGCTACGTTTGAACTTAACGAACAACTCAATGGAAACCTACTGCTAGATTTAGACAATGATGGTGATGATGATATTCTGAAGAAAGGGCAATTTGAAGGTGAGTTCTGGTCGTATTATGAAAACCTGGGAGATGGTGAATTTTCCGAAGAGAGGTCTACCCCTTTTTCCAGTACCGAAGTGCTGTATTTTTTTGATGTAGACGCCGATGGGGTTAAAGACGCTATTGCTTTGGGCGATAATCTGGGATGGCACAAAAACCTGGATGGCAAATTCAGTTTTTCAGAAAAAACAGCCATTGATGACATTGCAGCCGTAGTGGTTCGGGAATATGATGTGGACAATGACCAGGATCTGGATTTGGTAGCCGGAGGTGATGGTTTTATCGTCTGGTACGAAAACCTCAGCATAAACTTCGCAGAAACGCCTCTCAAACTCAGCTTGTCTTCCCAGCAGGCTTATAGTAATCAGGAAATAGCTGTCCCTGTCAAAGTTACTGGTTTTGATGACCTTAATGCCCTTGCTTTTTCCCTCAGCTGGGATGCTGAAGTGGCTACTTTGGAAAGTGTAAGCAATCTCAATGCAGAGAATGCCACTATTGACCTTTCGCAGAAAGATGCCGGGCAACTGGGCTTTGACTGGACAAGTGATTCCGGTCAGACTTTATCTGACAATGCTACTTTGCTCACACTTAACTTCACGCTTAGTGGCGCAGAAAACACCACTACTACCGTCGCCTTTTCCGATGATCCGCAGGTCCGTAAAGCCAGCAATGCTTCCACTCAGACTGTCAAAATTGAATCTACCGCCACTGGTACCCTTAGCATTTTGGTCAATGAAGCGCCCAATGATATTAACTTAAGCAAAAATACAATTGAAGAGAACCAGGCGGTCGGTAGTTTGATCGGCAACATCTTCACCAAAGACGAAGATGACAGCGAAGGCTTCACCTATACTTTTGTGGAGGGAGAGGGCGATACGGACAATGCTGCTTTTCAGATAGACAATACCAATCAATTGCTCAGTGCTGAAGTCTTTGACTTTGAGACGAAGAATAGTTACAGCATCAGGATTGAAACCACCGATAGCAAGGGAAAGAGCCTTCAGAAAGCTTTTCAGATCAGTGTCAGCGATGTAGACGAAAGTACAAACCAGACGCCTACGGCTATTGCTCTGTCTAATCTTTCGGTAGATGAGAATGAAGAAACCGGAACCCTGGTAGGTACTTTGTCCACTACCGATGAAGACGAAAATGACGAACATACGTACACCCTGGTGGAGGGGCAAGGCAGTACGGGCAATGATTTTTTTGCTATCAAAAATAATCAGCTGCTCACCTTTAAAAAATTTGATTTTGAAGCCCAGCCCAGCTATAATATCAGAATACAAACCGATGATGGCAATGGCGGTAAGTTCTCCAACACCTTTGTCATTGCTATCAATGATCTGGAGGAAGCCTCCAACGAAGTGCCTACTGACCTTGCATTGAGCAATCAGCGTATTCAGGAAAATGAGGCCGGGGGTATGACAGTGGGTGAACTTTCTACTACCGATCCTGATGCCGGAGATAGCCATAGCTATGCTTTGGTGGGTGGAGAAGGCAGTGAGGGTAATGATTTTTTCACGATCAAAAACAACCGGCTGATCTCTCTGGCCAGCTTTGACTATGAGCAGCAGTCTCAAACCACCGTGAGGATTGAAACCGATGATAACAAAGGCGGAACTTTCCAGAAAAGCTTCACCATTTTTATTGAAGATGTAGCGGATGCCGCCAACGAAGTACCCACGGATATTAGCCTTTCCAATGCTTCTGTCAATGAGAATGAAGATATTAACACGCTGGTGGGAGTGCTTTCGGCTACCGATGCCGATGATACTGATTTTGCTTTCTCTCTAGTGATAGGCGCAGGAAACACCGATAATGCTAGTTTTAAAATTGAAGGCAATCAACTTCTGACGGCTGAAAGCTTTGACTATGAGCTGAAAGACCGCTATACCATACGTATACGGGCAGACGATGGAAAAGGAGGAGCCTATGCCAAACAGTTCAGAATAGATATCAATGATGTAGAAGATGCTCTCAACAATTCTCCTACAGCAATCAGTCTGAGCAACCAAAGTATAGAAGAAAACCAGGAAATTGGAACAGCGGTTGGAAACTTTACCAGCACTGACAAAGATGAAGATGATGTGCATACCTACTATTTGATAGAAGCTGAAGACCATGCTTTCTTTACTATCGTAAACAGACAGTTGCTGACTGACAGGGTATTTGATTTCGAAACCAGAAGCACCTTTGTGATCAAAGTACAGACTGACGATGGCCGGGGAGGTATGTTCATCCAGGCTTTCGTCATCAATGTGACGGATGTAAATGAAGTAAAAGAAAATACAGCACCGGTAGTCAGCAACTTTATCTCCGACCAAAGCCTGGTGGTAGGAGAAGCTTTTACCTTTACCATTCCAGCGAACGCATTCTCCGATCAGGACGAAGAAGATCAGTTGACTTATACAGCTACTTCAGGCAATGGGGACCCACTACCTGAATGGCTGACCTTTGATGCTGAGGCAATGACTTTGAGTGGTATGCCTGAGGTCAATGGTACTGTCACGATCAGAGTCACCGCTACCGACCAGCAGGGAGCCACTGCCAGTGATGAGTTTATATTGAGCATTGAAGGAGTCACTGCCACTGATGAAGCACTGAGTAAACTTTACAAAATTTATCCTAACCCCGCAGAGAGCTACCTGCGCATAGAGATGCAGAATCCTGCTTTGGAAATCACACATTGCCTGATCATAGACCACAAGGGCAGATTGGTAAAAAAATGGGAAGTAAATACCAGGGTTGATTTGCAGGTGGATATGCATTCCCTGAAGACCGGTGCTTATATTCTGGAGTTGGTATCTGCTGACAAAACTCTGAGGATGCAAATTTTGAAGAAGTAA
- a CDS encoding TonB-dependent receptor has translation MNIQGFAQEKASIFGSVNTDKAAVPGVTVQIVGTQQGTVTDEQGKYRLNKVPSGKLSLRFQSVGFRTLEKTVEITAETATELNITLSEDLLSLNEVVVSGTRTARSRSDLPVAVDLISSKTFEITQSLCLAEGLNFQPGLRTETDCQTCNYTQVRMNGMGGAYTQILINSRPIFSALTGLYGLEQIPANMIKQVEIVRGGGSALYGSSAIAGTINVITQDPQENGFGISLNQARIDGQSNDQVINVNGSIINEDKTAGVTLFASRRRRQAYDANGDGFSEIPFITNQSFGLQTFIKPNEKSHLGLALNSIQEGREGGDQLDLPPHKRLQSESRNTNIISGNIDFTRALDNINSSLSIYSGVQRTDRTHYTGFLDSDGYGTTDNTTFQSGFQYNFKPARFPGVSQEFTVGAEFQYDDVLDEIAAYNYLIDQTTRQWGIFLQSEWQLIPAFTVLAGARLNRHNLMENWVLTPRLSLMYEPLPDLKFRTSYANGFRAPQAFDADMHIAFAGGGIALINIDPDLQPEYSDSFSASADFDNPQEHYIYGFTLSAFHTRLYDTFILEETNSDAEGNTILQKLNGGNSTVQGITLEGRMSLDEKIELDMGMTFQQSLYDEAVAWSTEVESSRTYLRTPNQYGYYTLAIMPAKAVTFSLSGVYTGPMLVPHFGGAPGVDGDRLHTSQKFLETNLKLAYQFTLKDLQQDIQLFGGVQNLFNEYQSDFDIGPDRDSNYVYGPARPRTIYAGIKFGRF, from the coding sequence TTGAATATTCAGGGTTTTGCCCAGGAAAAAGCCAGTATATTTGGGAGCGTAAACACCGATAAGGCAGCAGTACCAGGAGTGACTGTGCAGATTGTTGGAACACAGCAGGGAACTGTGACGGATGAGCAGGGAAAATACCGTCTCAATAAAGTGCCTTCAGGAAAACTTAGTTTACGCTTTCAGTCTGTTGGTTTCAGGACACTGGAAAAAACAGTGGAGATCACAGCAGAAACAGCTACGGAACTCAATATCACTTTATCCGAAGATTTGCTGAGCCTCAATGAAGTGGTTGTCAGTGGAACCAGGACTGCCCGCAGTCGCTCGGACTTACCAGTGGCCGTTGACCTCATCAGCAGTAAAACTTTTGAGATCACCCAATCCTTATGCCTGGCCGAAGGGCTTAATTTCCAGCCTGGCTTACGTACCGAAACCGACTGCCAGACCTGTAATTACACCCAGGTACGCATGAATGGTATGGGAGGAGCTTATACACAGATACTGATAAACAGCCGTCCTATTTTTAGTGCTTTGACAGGCCTGTATGGGCTGGAGCAGATTCCTGCCAATATGATCAAACAGGTAGAAATTGTACGTGGAGGAGGTTCAGCACTCTATGGCTCTAGTGCGATTGCCGGGACTATTAACGTCATTACCCAGGACCCGCAGGAAAACGGATTCGGCATTAGCCTGAATCAGGCCAGAATAGATGGACAAAGCAATGATCAGGTGATCAATGTGAATGGTTCTATCATCAATGAGGATAAAACAGCCGGAGTTACACTTTTTGCATCTCGCCGGAGACGGCAGGCCTATGATGCCAATGGAGATGGTTTTTCGGAGATTCCTTTCATCACCAATCAATCCTTTGGCTTGCAAACTTTCATTAAACCCAATGAAAAAAGCCACCTGGGATTAGCACTGAACAGCATACAGGAAGGTCGGGAGGGTGGTGATCAACTGGATTTACCTCCTCATAAAAGATTGCAGAGCGAGTCAAGAAATACCAATATCATTTCGGGTAATATAGATTTTACGAGAGCGTTGGACAACATCAACAGTTCACTGTCCATCTACAGTGGTGTGCAGCGTACCGACCGGACGCATTATACAGGTTTCTTGGATTCTGACGGTTATGGTACTACTGACAACACCACATTTCAGAGCGGTTTTCAGTACAACTTCAAGCCTGCCCGCTTTCCGGGTGTCAGCCAGGAATTTACCGTAGGTGCTGAATTTCAGTACGACGATGTCCTGGACGAAATTGCTGCCTACAACTATCTGATTGATCAAACGACCCGGCAGTGGGGTATCTTTCTGCAAAGTGAATGGCAGCTTATTCCTGCGTTTACTGTATTGGCTGGCGCAAGACTCAATCGCCATAACCTGATGGAAAACTGGGTACTTACTCCTCGTCTCAGTTTGATGTATGAACCGTTGCCTGATTTGAAGTTCAGAACTTCTTATGCCAATGGCTTCCGGGCTCCCCAGGCTTTTGACGCCGATATGCACATTGCCTTTGCTGGTGGGGGCATTGCCCTGATCAATATTGATCCGGACTTACAGCCCGAGTATTCTGACAGCTTCAGCGCATCGGCAGATTTTGACAACCCACAGGAGCATTATATCTATGGATTCACGCTTTCTGCTTTTCACACCCGCCTGTACGATACCTTTATCCTGGAAGAAACGAACAGCGATGCCGAAGGAAATACCATTTTGCAAAAGCTAAACGGGGGCAATTCCACAGTACAGGGAATTACTCTGGAAGGAAGGATGAGCTTGGACGAAAAGATAGAACTGGATATGGGAATGACATTCCAGCAGAGTTTGTACGACGAAGCCGTAGCCTGGTCAACCGAAGTGGAAAGTAGCAGAACGTATTTGCGGACTCCTAACCAATATGGTTACTATACCCTGGCCATCATGCCTGCTAAGGCAGTAACATTTTCATTGTCCGGTGTGTATACCGGGCCTATGCTTGTGCCTCATTTTGGCGGTGCACCCGGTGTGGATGGAGATCGCCTGCATACTTCACAGAAGTTTCTGGAGACCAATCTCAAGCTGGCTTATCAGTTTACTTTAAAAGACTTACAACAGGACATACAGCTCTTTGGGGGTGTGCAAAATCTTTTCAACGAATATCAATCCGATTTTGACATCGGCCCAGACCGGGATTCTAATTACGTATACGGTCCTGCCCGCCCCCGAACAATCTATGCAGGTATTAAGTTTGGCAGGTTTTAA
- the mnmA gene encoding tRNA 2-thiouridine(34) synthase MnmA, with amino-acid sequence MKRVVIGMSGGVDSSVAAYLLKEKGYEVIGLFMKNWHDDSVVISRECPWLEDSNDALIVAQKLDIPFQTIDLSKAYKERIVDYMFNEYARGRTPNPDVLCNREIKFDIFLKTALKLGADYVATGHYCRKAETQNADGSMTYHLLAGKDRNKDQSYFLCQLNQEQLSRALFPIGELQKSEVRQIAREQDLITADKKDSQGLCFVGKVRLPEFLQQKLQPKPGKIIELATDAPVYEKSWVMEGVVDTEPTNLQEMSAAYAYTPAMGKEVGTHPGAHYFTIGQRKGLNVGGTPKPLFVIATDTEENIVYTGQGVDHPGLYRAALFIDQSEVHWLREDLKLAAGESASFQVRIRYRQPLEQATLFQEKEGLYIVFDRPQKSIAKGQFAAWYQEEELFGSGVIA; translated from the coding sequence ATGAAACGCGTAGTAATAGGAATGTCAGGCGGTGTTGACTCCAGTGTCGCCGCCTATTTATTAAAAGAAAAAGGCTATGAAGTCATCGGTCTGTTCATGAAAAACTGGCACGACGATAGTGTGGTTATCAGCCGTGAATGTCCCTGGCTGGAAGACAGCAACGACGCCTTGATCGTAGCTCAGAAATTGGATATTCCTTTCCAGACCATTGATCTGAGCAAAGCGTATAAGGAGCGGATTGTAGATTATATGTTCAATGAATATGCACGAGGCCGTACACCCAATCCTGATGTGTTATGCAATCGGGAAATAAAATTTGATATTTTCCTGAAAACCGCCCTCAAGCTGGGTGCAGATTATGTAGCTACCGGCCATTATTGCCGTAAAGCTGAAACTCAGAATGCTGATGGCAGCATGACTTACCATCTGCTGGCCGGAAAAGATCGTAATAAAGACCAGAGTTATTTTCTCTGCCAACTGAACCAGGAACAATTGAGCCGGGCACTTTTCCCTATCGGAGAATTACAAAAATCAGAAGTACGGCAGATTGCCCGGGAGCAGGATTTGATTACCGCTGACAAAAAAGACTCTCAGGGACTTTGTTTTGTTGGTAAGGTAAGGCTTCCTGAATTTTTACAGCAAAAGCTTCAGCCCAAACCGGGTAAGATCATAGAATTGGCAACAGATGCTCCCGTGTATGAGAAATCTTGGGTAATGGAAGGAGTTGTAGATACAGAGCCAACGAATCTTCAGGAAATGAGTGCTGCTTATGCTTATACCCCAGCGATGGGCAAAGAAGTAGGCACACACCCTGGAGCACATTACTTTACCATTGGACAACGCAAAGGGCTGAACGTAGGAGGCACACCCAAGCCTTTGTTTGTGATTGCTACTGATACTGAAGAGAATATTGTCTATACCGGACAGGGAGTTGACCATCCCGGATTGTACCGTGCTGCTTTGTTTATAGATCAGTCAGAAGTACACTGGTTAAGGGAAGATCTAAAACTGGCAGCAGGCGAATCCGCTTCATTTCAGGTACGTATCCGTTATCGACAGCCATTGGAGCAAGCTACACTTTTCCAGGAAAAAGAGGGCTTGTACATTGTCTTTGATCGTCCGCAAAAAAGTATCGCCAAAGGACAGTTTGCAGCTTGGTACCAGGAAGAAGAACTCTTCGGGTCGGGGGTGATTGCTTAA
- the menD gene encoding 2-succinyl-5-enolpyruvyl-6-hydroxy-3-cyclohexene-1-carboxylic-acid synthase, translated as MILPSIVNIAKICAQLGVYQAVLSPGSRCAPLSIGFVRHPQIFTRTLSDERSAAFVGLGIARQLHTPTVLICTSGSAAYNYAPAVAEAFFQQIPLLILTADRPPEWIDQLDGQTIRQRDIYGRHVKASFELPIGQTEADIWHAGRMVAEAVNLSRAYPKGPVHVNVPLREPFYPTPDEDIHYDSHVKVIHQWEAEAELGNNSLKKLLPEWKAAKRKLIVCGQSPYDLALGKALQTLSDEQQIPLVADVISNMHALPQAVKHADVLLAQKDERLLETLQADLLITFGLSVMSKNLKLFLRKFKPKHHWHIQPAGAAADTFQALTQVIHSSPLAFFRAMQGQQEAEPSQITFAQSWQEEEQQAAAFIKGLFSDSPKNLEVPNEFQALSEAMHHLPDQSNLHLANSMTVRYANLLGLNNLQQQVEVFANRGTSGIDGSNSTAVGSSLVSDRLTVLVSGDLAFFYDRNAFWHNYKLPRLRIIILNNHAGGIFRMIEGPATQPELEEYFETRQTLEAENTARDFGMQYQRISLETEADMTKLKETLPLFYEDNAEHAKILEVVSNSKTNTEFFKKYKELIQQNYGR; from the coding sequence TTGATACTCCCTTCCATTGTCAATATTGCGAAAATTTGCGCCCAATTGGGTGTTTACCAGGCTGTACTTTCTCCAGGTTCCCGCTGTGCACCGCTAAGCATTGGCTTTGTCAGGCATCCACAAATATTCACCCGTACGCTAAGTGATGAGCGCTCAGCCGCTTTTGTCGGGCTGGGAATAGCCCGGCAATTGCATACGCCTACAGTATTGATCTGCACTTCCGGTTCTGCCGCTTATAATTATGCACCGGCGGTAGCCGAAGCTTTTTTTCAGCAAATTCCTTTGCTTATCCTTACTGCTGACCGGCCGCCGGAATGGATTGACCAACTGGATGGACAAACCATCCGGCAGCGCGATATCTATGGCAGACATGTAAAAGCAAGTTTTGAGTTACCCATAGGACAAACGGAAGCAGACATCTGGCATGCTGGCAGAATGGTGGCTGAAGCCGTTAATTTAAGCCGTGCCTATCCCAAAGGGCCAGTACATGTCAATGTACCACTCAGAGAACCTTTTTATCCCACACCTGATGAAGACATCCATTATGACTCGCATGTAAAGGTAATTCATCAGTGGGAAGCTGAAGCTGAACTGGGGAACAACAGTCTGAAAAAATTGCTTCCTGAATGGAAGGCAGCCAAAAGAAAACTGATTGTATGCGGACAATCTCCTTATGACTTAGCCCTGGGAAAAGCCCTGCAAACCTTATCCGATGAACAGCAGATACCGCTGGTAGCCGATGTAATTTCCAATATGCATGCTCTGCCACAAGCAGTGAAACATGCGGATGTACTGCTGGCACAAAAAGACGAAAGGCTGCTGGAAACTTTACAGGCAGACTTACTCATCACTTTTGGTCTGTCAGTCATGTCCAAAAATCTGAAGCTCTTTCTTCGGAAGTTTAAGCCCAAACATCACTGGCACATTCAGCCGGCTGGTGCCGCAGCCGATACCTTCCAGGCACTGACCCAAGTAATTCACTCCAGTCCTTTAGCTTTTTTCCGGGCCATGCAAGGCCAGCAGGAAGCTGAACCTTCGCAGATCACTTTTGCCCAAAGCTGGCAGGAGGAGGAGCAGCAGGCAGCAGCATTTATCAAAGGCTTATTCTCGGATAGTCCTAAAAATTTAGAAGTTCCTAATGAGTTTCAAGCCCTCAGTGAAGCCATGCATCATTTGCCTGATCAATCCAATTTACATTTGGCCAATAGCATGACAGTACGTTATGCCAACTTACTGGGTTTGAATAATCTGCAGCAGCAAGTTGAGGTCTTTGCCAACCGGGGCACCAGCGGCATAGATGGCAGCAATAGTACAGCAGTGGGTTCAAGCTTGGTTTCTGACCGCCTCACGGTACTAGTAAGTGGAGATCTGGCTTTTTTTTATGATCGGAATGCGTTCTGGCATAACTATAAATTACCCAGGCTGCGGATTATTATCCTGAATAATCATGCCGGAGGTATCTTTAGGATGATTGAAGGCCCGGCCACACAGCCGGAGCTGGAAGAGTATTTTGAGACCAGGCAGACGCTGGAAGCAGAAAATACTGCCCGTGATTTTGGTATGCAGTATCAGCGTATCAGCCTGGAAACAGAAGCTGACATGACAAAGTTGAAAGAAACTTTGCCTCTGTTTTATGAAGATAATGCAGAACATGCCAAAATTCTGGAGGTAGTAAGTAACTCTAAGACTAACACTGAGTTTTTTAAAAAGTATAAGGAGCTGATTCAGCAGAATTACGGTAGATAA